From a region of the Macadamia integrifolia cultivar HAES 741 unplaced genomic scaffold, SCU_Mint_v3 scaffold1183, whole genome shotgun sequence genome:
- the LOC122063035 gene encoding uncharacterized protein LOC122063035 produces the protein MESELEPMPIGSQKRDLAWKHCQMFKIENRVRLKCIYCGKLFSGGGIHRIKEHLAGQKGNGATCPRVHPDVRHIMRQSLDGSVVRMKKKQKIAGETANQLMITNEGETYNTQSEAVTGLQLLAAPNSGETNLGFSSKEEEGTIDRSSERWKRGAGGDPSSAPLGGAHPIRDLTLGLTRGKDQVHMAIGRFLYDAGVPLDAVNSVYFQPMVDAIASEGPGLKPPSYHDLRGWILKNSVDEVKKVVDQYKGTWGRTGCSVLADEWAAEPGKILINFLVYCPEGTMFLKSVDASDIIRSPIALYELLKEVVEDVGVQHVLQVITDGAENYIEAGKMLTESFPTIYWTPCSARCIDLMLEDFGKFEWINAILEQAKSITRFVYNHAEVLNMMRRYTYGKDIIQPAITRSATNFTILQGMVSLKNSLQAMVTSQEWMDSPYSKTPDGLALIDVIYSQSFWSSCVTIIRLTDPLLRVLRIVGSEKRPAMGYIYEAMYQAKKAIKKELVEKKDYLAYWNVIDHRWNRRLHRPLHASGFYLNPKCFYSIEGDVPNEIMSGMLDCIERLVPDTKVQDKITKELSSYKNAVGDLGRKMAIRARHTMLPVEWWSTYGGGCPSLARLAIRILSQTCSAIGFKQSQISFKQIHHQRRNHIEHQRLSDLIFVQCNLRLRQMLLRKNKELDALDPISFDTMDTIQDWVTEKEHPAKYGGSDWRVLVQPAANTMLALSPNDDTDGLVVGFEDDEIHNGVKDDDENDTENQLEDDGDGDLGDQS, from the exons ATGGAATCTGAATTGGAACCCATGCCTATTGGGTCGCAGAAACGCGACCTGGCATGGAAGCACTGTCAGATGTTTAAGATTGAAAATCGGGTTAGACTGAAGTGTATCTATTGTGGAAAATTGTTTTCTGGTGGGGGAATCCATAGAATTAAAGAACACTTAGCTGGACAGAAAGGTAATGGAGCTACTTGTCCAAGAGTGCATCCTGATGTGAGGCATATCATGCGGCAAAGCTTAGATGGGTCAGTGgtgagaatgaagaagaaacaaaagataGCGGGAGAAACTGCTAATCAACTCATGATTACTAATGAGGGTGAAACGTATAACACTCAAAGTGAAGCAGTCACGGGACTCCAATTGCTTGCAGCTCCCAATTCAGGGGAAACGAATTTGGGTTTTTCAtctaaggaagaggaaggaacgATTGATAGAAGTTCAGAAAGATGGAAAAGAGGGGCGGGTGGAGACCCTTCTTCGGCTCCTCTTGGTGGTGCTCATCCAATTAGAGACCTCACTTTAGGATTAACAAGGGGAAAGGATCAAGTTCATATGGCAATAGGTCGGTTTTTATATGATGCTGGTGTGCCTCTAGATGCAGTAAACTCTGTCTATTTTCAACCAATGGTTGATGCGATTGCATCGGAAGGACCAGGGCTCAAACCACCATCATATCATGATCTTCGGGGTTGGATTTTGAAGAATTCAGTTGACGAAGTAAAGAAAGTTGTAGATCAGTACAAGGGAACATGGGGACGGACTGGATGCTCGGTCCTGGCTGATGAATGGGCTGCTGAACCAGGTAAAATTTTGATTAACTTCCTGGTTTATTGTCCTGAGGGAACAATGTTTCTGAAATCAGTTGATGCATCAGACATAATCAGATCACCAATTGCTCTTTATGAACTTCTTAAAGAAGTGGTGGAGGACGTTGGAGTGCAACATGTGTTGCAGGTGATTACTGACGGTGCAGAGAATTATATTGAAGCTGGGAAAATGTTAACGGAATCCTTCCCCACTATTTACTGGACCCCTTGTTCTGCTCGTTGCATAGATCTGATGCTCGAGGATTTTGGAAAATTTGAGTGGATAAATGCAATACTGGAGCAAGCCAAATCAATAACGAGGTTTGTCTATAATCACGCTGAGGTTTTGAATATGATGCGAAGGTATACATATGGGAAAGATATAATACAGCCAGCAATCACTCGCTCTGCGACAAACTTTACAATTTTGCAGGGCATGGTTAGTCTTAAAAATAGTTTGCAGGCAATGGTTACTTCACAGGAGTGGATGGATAGCCCATACTCGAAAACCCCAGATGGACTTGCATTGATTGATGTCATTTATAGTCAATCTTTTTGGTCTTCATGCGTCACTATCATCCGTTTGACAGATCCACTATTGCGAGTTTTGAGAATTGTTGGAAGTGAGAAGAGGCCAGCAATGGGATACATTTATGAAGCAATGTACCAAGCcaaaaaagcaataaaaaaggAACTGGTTGAGAAGAAGGATTATCTGGCGTACTGGAATGTTATTGATCACAGGTGGAACAGGCGACTTCATCGTCCTCTTCATGCATCAGGCTTCTACTTAAATCCCAAGTGTTTTTATAGCATTGAAGGAGATGTACCTAATGAAATCATGTCGGGGATGTTGGATTGTATTGAAAGATTGGTACCTGACACAAAGGTCCAAGATAAAATCACTAAAGAGTTGAGCTCTTACAAGAATGCTGTTGGGGATTTAGGGCGAAAGATGGCAATTAGGGCTAGACATACTATGCTTCCAG TTGAATGGTGGTCTACTTATGGAGGAGGTTGCCCAAGTTTGGCACGCTTGGCCATACGTATTCTTAGCCAAACTTGCAGTGCAATTGGTTTCAAGCAAAGTCAAATTTCTTTCAAGCAAATCCACCACCAGAGGAGAAACCACATCGAGCATCAAAGACTCAGTGACCTCATTTTTGTTCAATGCAACTTGCGATTGCGGCAAAT GCTACTTAGGAAGAATAAAGAACTGGATGCTTTGGATCCTATCTCCTTTGATACAATGGATACCATTCAAGACTGGGTAACGGAAAAGGAACACCCAGCAAAATATGGAGGTTCAGATTGGAGGGTGCTTGTCCAGCCTGCAGCTAACACTATGTTGGCTTTGTCTCCAAATGATGATACTGACGGCTTGGTTGTAG GATTTGAAGATGATGagattcacaatggagtaaaagatgatgatgagaatgacacTGAAAACCAGTTGGAAGATGATGGCGATGGGGACCTGGGAGACCAGTCATGA
- the LOC122063021 gene encoding L-type lectin-domain containing receptor kinase IV.1-like, which yields MFFVLKLTVFFLVVSNIGVTTQGKDVDFTCYGFGGAKLSLDGIAQITSNGLLRLTTDTKQTIGHAFYTNPIHFLNHSSTGSTSVLSFSTTFVFAILSQYSDLSGHGMAFVIAPTRGLPGAFASDYLGLFNYTDNGKLTNHVFSVELDTVRSALFNDINDNHVGIDMNGLQSVASTPAYYFENIGRPVNLTLVSGQAMRVWVDYDGVHKHLNVTLAPINVSKPALPLLSKLLDLSPIMEESMFVGFSASTGSVPTSHYVLGWSFKLNGKAKELDISQLPKLPHKRRKPAILTIWLPIIASALLLVIVVGTLIMVRRKVKYEEVLEDWELDYGPHRFKYKDLYMATEGFKHNELVGIGGFGKVYRGVLPISKIEVAVKKISHDSKQGMKEFVAEIVSVGQLRHRNLVPLLGYCRRKGELLLVYEFMPNGSLDKFLFDSSMPKLNWVQRFRIIRGVASALFYLHEECDQVVLHRDVKSANVLLDGEMNGRLGDFGLAKLHDRGTDPQITQVVGTMGYLAPELSRTGLPNPSTDVFGFGAFTLEVICGRRPIDPRASSAEEQILVDWVFSCKRKGTILETVDPNMGIKYAEMNEMELVLNLGLLCSHCDPTERPTMRQVVQYLEGELPLPDLSSLGLLASGMTSADREGFLEVLNLSYPSSTQKKKTLSSPLVSGLVLSGGR from the coding sequence ATGTTTTTCGTTTTGAAGCTAACGGTTTTTTTCCTCGTCGTGAGTAATATTGGAGTAACCACACAGGGAAAAGATGTTGATTTCACCTGCTATGGATTCGGAGGAGCTAAGTTGAGCCTAGATGGCATAGCCCAAATCACATCCAATGGCCTTCTCCGCCTGACCACCGACACCAAGCAAACGATAGGTCATGCCTTCTACACTAACCCGATTCACTTCCTTAACCACTCATCAACCGGTAGCACCTCTGTTCTCTCCTTCTCGACCACTTTTGTCTTTGCCATCCTCTCTCAGTATTCTGATTTGAGCGGTCACGGGATGGCCTTTGTCATCGCACCCACAAGAGGCCTTCCTGGTGCTTTTGCAAGTGACTATCTTGGCCTCTTCAACTACACAGACAATGGCAAATTAACAAATCATGTGTTCTCAGTCGAGCTCGACACCGTACGGAGTGCATTGTTCAATGATATCAACGACAACCACGTCGGTATCGATATGAACGGATTACAGTCTGTTGCTTCTACTCCGGCGTATTATTTCGAAAACATCGGTCGGCCGGTGAATCTCACCCTTGTCAGTGGCCAGGCCATGCGAGTCTGGGTGGATTACGATGGTGTACACAAGCATCTCAATGTCACATTAGCTCCAATCAATGTTTCTAAACCGGCTCTTCCTCTCTTGTCAAAGCTTCTCGATCTTTCTCCGATCATGGAAGAGTCCATGTTCGTGGGTTTCTCAGCCTCTACTGGTTCTGTTCCCACATCCCACTATGTGTTGGGATGGAGCTTCAAGCTGAACGGGAAAGCAAAAGAACTCGATATCTCCCAGCTGCCCAAACTTCCCCACAAAAGAAGGAAACCAGCCATTCTGACCATCTGGCTTCCTATAATTGCCTCTGCTTTATTGTTAGTGATAGTCGTTGGCACTCTGATTATGGTGAGAAGGAAGGTTAAATATGAAGAAGTTCTTGAGGATTGGGAACTCGATTATGGGCCTCATAGATTCAAGTATAAAGATCTCTACATGGCGACTGAGGGGTTTAAGCACAATGAGCTCGTGGGTATTGGAGGATTTGGTAAGGTGTATAGAGGTGTATTACCCATTTCCAAAATTGAAGTTGCAGTGAAGAAAATCTCTCATGACTCAAAGCAAGGGATGAAGGAATTTGTTGCTGAAATCGTTAGCGTCGGTCAATTACGGCATCGGAACTTAGTACCCCTCTTGGGGTATTGCCGGCGTAAAGGGGAACTCCTTTTGGTATATGAATTCATGCCCAATGGAAGCCTAGACAAGTTTCTATTTGATTCATCAATGCCGAAGCTGAATTGGGTTCAGAGGTTTCGGATTATTCGAGGTGTAGCATCTGCACTATTTTATCTTCATGAAGAATGTGATCAGGTTGTGCTTCATAGAGACGTTAAGTCCGCTAATGTTCTATTGGATGGAGAAATGAATGGAAGATTGGGAGATTTTGGACTTGCTAAATTGCATGACCGTGGAACTGATCCTCAAATAACACAAGTGGTTGGGACGATGGGTTATCTTGCACCAGAACTTTCAAGAACTGGTTTGCCCAACCCAAGTACTGATGTGTTTGGATTTGGGGCTTTTACATTGGAAGTTATTTGTGGGAGAAGGCCAATAGATCCAAGAGCATCATCGGCAGAGGAACAGATATTAGTGGACTGGGTGTTCTCTTGCAAGAGAAAAGGGACAATTCTTGAGACAGTGGATCCAAACATGGGGATTAAGTATGCAGAGATGAATGAAATGGAGCTGGTGTTAAATCTTGGATTGCTTTGCTCTCATTGTGATCCAACAGAAAGGCCAACTATGAGACAAGTTGTGCAGTATTTGGAGGGAGAACTTCCTCTACCTGATCTCTCATCCCTTGGTTTGTTAGCCAGTGGCATGACATCTGCGGATCGCGAAGGCTTCTTGGAGGTTCTGAACTTGTCGTATCCTTCTTCTactcagaagaagaaaactctATCATCACCACTTGTTTCAGGATTGGTACTCTCTGGAGGACGCTGA
- the LOC122063030 gene encoding L-type lectin-domain containing receptor kinase IV.1-like encodes MFSIFKLTAFFLFLVWRIVGAASQEVGFIFNGFQGANLTLDGSAQFTSNGGLMLTEAINREQQGHAFYTKPISFLHSSSAGGTACVSFSATFVFAIVSKYSVLSGHGIAFFISPTRGFPGALPSEYFGLFNSANIGNSSNHVFAIELDTVESKEFNDINDNHVGIDIDGLISAFSAPASYFDKKGRLQNLTLVSGNSMQVWVDYDGVQKQLNVTLAAIDVPKPAIPLLSLSRDLSPIMKESMFVGFSSSTGSVPTSHYVLGWSFKVNGQADELNLSQLPKLPRIETPNQKPAILTVGIPVIASVLLLLIIYLFLVLVNRQKKFAEVLEEWELDYGPHRFKYKDLYVATKGFKHKELLGSGGFGRVYRGVLPTSKIEIAVKKISHDSRQGMKEFVAEIVSVGQLRHRNLVTLLGYCRRKGELLLVYEFMPNGSLDKFLFDPSTPVLNWGQRFRIIRGIASALFYLHEEWEQVVVHRDVKSSNVLLDGALNGRLGDFGLATLYNHESEPQTTHVVGTLGYLAPELSRTGKANPRTDVFGFGAFMLEVACGRRPVEPRSQADQDLVLVDWVFSCWRRGTILETLDPNLADNYVEEEIELVLKLGLLCSHCIPTARPTMRQVMQYLEGELPLPDLSSLSLIASGISFTEDEGFDAFVISYPSSLGRISASPSVSESLLSGGFSGVLSGGLSGGLSGGLPGGR; translated from the coding sequence atgttttccattttcaagCTTACAGCTTTCTTCTTGTTCCTCGTCTGGAGAATAGTTGGAGCAGCCTCACAAGAAGTTGGTTTCATCTTCAATGGCTTCCAAGGAGCTAACTTGACCTTGGATGGCTCAGCCCAGTTCACATCCAATGGTGGTCTCATGCTTACCGAAGCAATTAACAGAGAACAGCAAGGTCATGCCTTCTACACTAAACCAATCAGTTTCCTCCATTCATCCTCTGCTGGAGGTACTGCTTGTGTATCCTTCTCTGCAACTTTTGTCTTTGCCATCGTCTCTAAGTATTCTGTTTTGAGCGGTCATGGGATCGCCTTTTTCATCTCACCCACAAGAGGATTCCCTGGTGCTCTTCCAAGCGAATATTTTGGTCTCTTTAATAGCGCCAACATTGGTAATTCAAGTAATCATGTCTTCGCAATCGAGCTCGACACCGTAGAGAGCAAGGAATTTAATGATATAAATGACAACCACGTTGGTATAGATATTGATGGATTGATCTCTGCTTTTTCTGCTCCGGCGTCCTATTTCGATAAGAAAGGTCGGCTTCAGAACCTAACCCTCGTCAGTGGCAACTCAATGCAAGTCTGGGTGGATTACGATGGTGTCCAAAAGCAGCTCAATGTAACATTAGCTGCAATCGATGTTCCTAAAccagctattcctctcttgtctCTGTCTCGCGATCTTTCTCCGATCATGAAAGAGTCCATGTTCGTGGGTTTCTCATCCTCTACTGGTTCTGTTCCCACATCTCACTATGTGTTGGGATGGAGCTTCAAGGTGAACGGACAAGCAGATGAACTCAATCTCTCCCAACTTCCAAAGCTTCCTCGAATCGAAACACCCAACCAGAAACCAGCTATTTTGACAGTAGGAATTCCTGTAATTGCCTCTGTTTTGTTGTTACTAATCATCTATTTGTTCCTAGTTCTGGTGAATAGGCAGAAAAAATTTGCAGAAGTGCTTGAAGAATGGGAACTTGATTATGGTCCTCACAGGTTCAAGTATAAAgatctgtatgtggcgactaaGGGGTTTAAGCACAAGGAACTCCTGGGTAGTGGTGGCTTTGGTAGGGTGTATAGAGGTGTATTACCCACTTCTAAAATCGAAATTGCAGTGAAGAAAATCTCCCATGATTCAAGACAAGGGATGAAGGAATTTGTTGCTGAGATCGTTAGCGTTGGTCAACTACGACATCGGAACTTAGTAACCCTCTTGGGGTATTGTCGGCGTAAAGGAGAACTCCTTCTGGTATATGAATTCATGCCCAATGGAAGTCTAGACAAGTTCCTCTTTGATCCATCAACACCGGTGCTGAATTGGGGTCAGAGGTTTCGAATTATTCGAGGTATAGCATCTGCACTGTTTTATCTACATGAAGAATGGGAGCAGGTTGTGGTTCACAGAGATGTTAAGTCCAGTAATGTTCTATTGGATGGAGCATTGAATGGAAGATTAGGAGATTTTGGACTTGCCACATTGTATAACCATGAAAGTGAACCTCAAACAACACATGTGGTTGGGACACTGGGTTATCTTGCACCAGAACTTTCAAGAACCGGCAAGGCGAACCCGCGCACAGATGTCTTTGGATTTGGGGCTTTTATGTTGGAAGTTGCTTGTGGGAGGAGACCAGTGGAACCAAGATCACAAGCAGATCAGGATCTGGTGCTAGTGGATTGGGTGTTCTCTTGCTGGAGGAGAGGGACTATCCTTGAGACACTGGATCCAAACTTGGCAGACAATTATGTAGAGGAGGAAATAGAGCTTGTGTTGAAACTAGGATTACTTTGCTCTCATTGCATTCCAACAGCAAGGCCAACTATGAGACAGGTTATGCAGTATTTGGAGGGAGAACTTCCCTTACCAGATCTGTCATCTCTTAGTTTGATTGCTAGTGGCATTTCATTTACAGAGGATGAAGGCTTTGATGCTTTTGTCATATCTTATCCTTCTTCTCTTGGGAGGATATCAGCATCACCATCAGTTTCAGAATCTCTTCTCTCTGGAGGATTTTCTGGAGTACTCTCTGGAGGACTTTCTGGAGGACTTTCTGGAGGACTCCCTGGAGGACGATGA